Proteins from one Brevibacillus humidisoli genomic window:
- a CDS encoding acetyl-CoA C-acetyltransferase: protein MKTVIAGAARTPFGKFGGSLKELSAVELGAVSIREALGRAGIGGEQVDEVIMGMVIQAGAGQVPSRQAAHKAGIPWSVASQTINKVCASGMRAVTLTDQIIRVGDGEIIVAGGMESMSNAPYALPRARYGFRMGDAEVKDLMMHDGLTCPFDQVPMAVHGSNVAEEYGITRELQDQWAYRSQRRAAAAVENGLFDEEIVPVTIPQKKGEPPVVNRDEAPRPDTTLEVLSKLPPVYKKDGTITAGNAPGINDGAAAMVLMSDVKAKSLGIRPLATILGHAQVAAEAPYIATTPGLAINKLLEKTGVRLADIDLFEVNEAFAAVLLTSGKLVGWDEEKVNVNGGAIALGHPIGASGARIIITLIHELRRRGGGLGIAAICSGAAQGDAVLLQVE from the coding sequence ATGAAGACAGTGATTGCGGGAGCTGCCCGTACGCCGTTTGGCAAGTTTGGCGGTTCGCTCAAAGAATTGTCGGCGGTCGAGCTGGGTGCCGTCTCGATTCGGGAGGCGCTGGGACGTGCGGGGATTGGCGGCGAACAAGTGGATGAAGTGATCATGGGCATGGTCATCCAGGCCGGAGCGGGTCAGGTGCCATCACGTCAGGCAGCACATAAGGCAGGCATACCGTGGAGCGTGGCCAGCCAGACGATCAACAAAGTATGTGCATCCGGCATGCGGGCGGTCACACTGACAGATCAGATCATCCGTGTCGGTGACGGCGAGATCATTGTGGCCGGTGGGATGGAGAGCATGAGCAATGCTCCGTACGCACTGCCGCGGGCCCGCTACGGATTTCGGATGGGCGATGCAGAAGTGAAAGACTTGATGATGCACGATGGACTGACCTGTCCATTTGATCAGGTGCCAATGGCTGTCCACGGGAGCAATGTGGCAGAAGAGTACGGGATTACGAGAGAGCTGCAGGATCAGTGGGCCTATCGCAGTCAGCGTCGTGCCGCAGCAGCCGTGGAAAACGGTCTGTTTGACGAAGAGATCGTCCCGGTCACCATCCCACAGAAAAAAGGGGAGCCGCCTGTCGTCAACCGCGACGAGGCCCCTCGTCCCGATACCACCCTGGAAGTGCTAAGCAAACTGCCGCCAGTCTACAAGAAGGACGGTACGATCACCGCCGGCAATGCCCCGGGGATTAATGATGGGGCAGCGGCGATGGTCTTGATGTCGGATGTGAAAGCGAAGTCCTTAGGGATCAGGCCGCTGGCCACCATTCTCGGCCATGCGCAGGTTGCAGCGGAAGCACCCTATATCGCTACCACACCCGGTCTGGCGATCAACAAATTGTTGGAGAAGACGGGTGTGCGATTGGCGGATATCGACCTGTTTGAAGTTAATGAGGCATTTGCTGCGGTGCTGCTAACCAGCGGAAAGCTAGTAGGCTGGGACGAAGAAAAAGTAAATGTAAATGGTGGGGCAATCGCCCTCGGCCATCCCATCGGAGCAAGCGGGGCCAGAATTATCATCACCCTGATCCACGAACTGCGCCGTCGCGGCGGCGGTTTGGGTATTGCGGCCATCTGCAGCGGCGCCGCCCAGGGAGATGCCGTGCTTTTACAAGTGGAATAA
- a CDS encoding 3-hydroxybutyryl-CoA dehydrogenase yields the protein MVVGAGQMGSGIAQVAAQAGIQVLLHDVKQEFVERGLSTITRNLSRSVEKNKLTDEDKQSILSRITPCTDLHDAGDVDFVVEAVTENMQIKTDIFTKLDAVCPAHTVLASNTSSLPITEIAAVTNRPENVIGMHFMNPVPVMRLVEIIRGLQTADEVYQSVEDLAKRMGKVPVSVNDFPGFVSNRVLMPMINEAIYCVYEGVATPEAIDEVMKLGMNHPMGPLTLADFIGLDTCLYIMEVLYEGFGDSKYRPCPLLRKYVKAGWLGKKTGRGFYVYS from the coding sequence ATGGTGGTGGGAGCCGGCCAGATGGGCAGCGGGATCGCCCAGGTAGCGGCTCAGGCAGGGATCCAGGTCCTGCTGCACGATGTAAAGCAGGAGTTTGTCGAGAGAGGGCTGTCCACCATTACCCGCAACCTCTCTCGCAGTGTAGAGAAGAACAAGCTGACGGATGAGGATAAGCAGTCGATCTTGTCGAGGATTACCCCCTGTACCGATCTGCATGACGCTGGCGACGTGGATTTCGTGGTGGAAGCGGTTACCGAGAACATGCAGATTAAAACGGATATTTTTACAAAGCTGGATGCCGTCTGTCCAGCCCATACGGTCCTGGCCAGCAATACCTCGTCGCTGCCGATCACAGAAATCGCGGCGGTGACCAATCGTCCGGAAAACGTGATCGGCATGCACTTCATGAATCCGGTACCGGTGATGCGGCTGGTCGAAATCATTCGCGGCCTGCAAACCGCTGACGAAGTGTACCAGTCGGTAGAGGATCTGGCCAAGCGGATGGGGAAAGTTCCGGTCAGTGTCAACGACTTTCCCGGCTTTGTCTCCAACCGGGTGCTGATGCCGATGATTAATGAAGCGATCTATTGTGTTTATGAGGGAGTAGCCACCCCGGAAGCGATCGATGAGGTGATGAAGCTGGGCATGAATCACCCGATGGGGCCGCTCACGCTGGCTGACTTTATCGGTCTCGATACTTGTCTATATATCATGGAAGTGTTGTACGAAGGATTTGGCGACTCCAAGTATCGTCCATGCCCACTGCTTCGCAAATACGTCAAGGCAGGCTGGTTAGGCAAAAAAACCGGTCGCGGCTTTTACGTCTACTCGTAA
- a CDS encoding acyl-CoA dehydrogenase → MDLRFTEEQEMMRKMVRDFARKEIAPFIPVMEETEQFPRQIVKKMGETGLMGIPIREEWGGAGADFVSYILTIHEISKVSATVGVILSVHTSVGTNPINYFGSEEQKRRYLPKLASGEYLGAFALTEPNAGSDAGRIRTTAVRQGDAYVLNGSKIFITNGGEADTYITFAVTDPSKGKRGISAFIVEKQTPGLVIGKKEKKMGLYGSNTTELIFDQARVPAENLLGAEGEGFAIAMANLEVGRIGIAAQALGIAEAAVEHAVAYARERKQFGQPIAKQQAIAFKLAEMATLAEAARLLVYQAAWLRNNGHPCGKQASMAKRFASDAAMKNATEAIQVFGGYGYTREYPVERLFRDAKVTQIYEGTSEIQQIVTAKHLLAD, encoded by the coding sequence ATGGATCTTCGATTCACGGAAGAACAAGAGATGATGCGCAAGATGGTGCGTGACTTTGCCCGCAAGGAGATCGCTCCGTTTATTCCGGTGATGGAAGAGACGGAGCAGTTTCCCCGCCAGATCGTCAAGAAGATGGGGGAAACGGGCTTGATGGGCATTCCGATCCGTGAGGAATGGGGCGGAGCCGGCGCTGATTTTGTCTCCTACATCCTGACAATTCACGAAATCTCCAAAGTAAGCGCCACTGTCGGTGTCATTTTGTCGGTACACACCTCGGTCGGCACCAATCCGATCAACTATTTTGGCAGCGAAGAGCAAAAGCGGCGCTACCTCCCCAAACTAGCCAGCGGTGAGTATCTGGGTGCGTTTGCCCTGACTGAACCCAATGCCGGGTCCGACGCAGGCCGCATCAGGACGACCGCCGTCCGGCAGGGAGATGCATACGTGCTGAACGGCAGCAAAATCTTCATCACCAATGGCGGGGAAGCGGACACGTACATCACGTTTGCTGTCACTGACCCATCTAAAGGGAAGAGAGGAATCTCCGCCTTTATCGTCGAAAAACAAACACCAGGTCTTGTGATCGGGAAAAAAGAAAAAAAGATGGGGCTCTACGGTTCCAACACGACAGAGCTTATTTTCGACCAGGCGCGGGTGCCGGCCGAAAATCTGCTAGGCGCTGAAGGGGAAGGGTTTGCGATTGCGATGGCCAATCTGGAGGTGGGGCGCATCGGGATTGCCGCCCAAGCCTTAGGCATTGCCGAAGCGGCGGTCGAACACGCCGTCGCGTACGCTAGGGAGCGAAAGCAATTCGGTCAGCCGATTGCCAAGCAGCAGGCGATTGCGTTTAAACTGGCGGAGATGGCTACCCTCGCGGAGGCGGCCCGTCTGCTTGTCTATCAGGCTGCCTGGCTCCGGAACAACGGACATCCCTGCGGCAAACAGGCATCGATGGCCAAGCGATTTGCTTCGGACGCTGCGATGAAGAACGCCACCGAGGCGATCCAAGTCTTTGGCGGATACGGATACACCAGAGAGTACCCGGTGGAGCGGCTGTTCCGCGATGCCAAGGTGACGCAGATCTACGAAGGTACCAGCGAGATTCAGCAGATTGTGACAGCTAAACACTTGCTTGCGGACTAG